Proteins from a genomic interval of Phyllopteryx taeniolatus isolate TA_2022b chromosome 3, UOR_Ptae_1.2, whole genome shotgun sequence:
- the hpdb gene encoding 4-hydroxyphenylpyruvate dioxygenase, giving the protein MTTYSDKGEKHERGQFLSFDHLTFWVGNAKQAASYYCNKLGFESFAYRGLETGSRDVVSHAVKQGKIIYVFSSALNPGNKEMGAHLVEHGDGVKDVAFAVENCDSLVQKAKERGAAIVKEPFTLEDKHGKVRLAVLQTYGDTTHTLVERAGYCGLFLPGFQPPLFKDPLLAALPEGKLNFIDHVVGNQPEEEMVPVVEWYQKNLLFHRFWSVDDKQMETDFSSLRSTVVANYEETVKMPINEPAVGKRKSQIQEYVEYYGGPGVQHIAMNTSDIITAIRNLKQRGTDFLSVPDTYYQQLREKLKDSKVKIAEDLDVLQELKILVDYDDTGYLLQIFTKPVQDRPTVFLEVIQRHNHQGFGAGNFKSLFEAIEADQHARGNLTVLMPNGASKSL; this is encoded by the exons ATG ACAACATACAGTGACAAAGGCGAGAAG CACGAGCGAGGACAATTCCTCTCCTTCGACCACTTGACATTCTGGGTTGGGAATGCAAAACAG GCAGCATCGTATTACTGCAACAAACTGGGATTCGAATCGTTCGCTTACCGAGGCTTGGAGACGGGCAGTCGAGATGTCGTGTCGCATGCGGTCAAGCAAGGAAAG ATTATATATGTGTTCTCATCTGCCCTCAATCCTGGAAACAAAG AGATGGGAGCTCATTTAGTCGAGCACGGTGACGGAGTGAAAGATGTCGCGTTTGCGGTGGAGAACTGCGACTCCTTAGTGCAG AAAGCCAAAGAGCGAGGAGCTGCGATTGTAAAAGAGCCCTTCACCCTGGAGGACAAGCACGGCAAAGTGAGACTTGCTGTGCTGCAGACA TATGGCGACACCACGCACACATTGGTGGAGAGGGCGGGATATTGTGGCCTGTTTCTGCCCGGCTTCCAGCCGCCTCTATTCAAAGACCCCTTGCTCGCCGCGTT GCCAGAGGGAAAACTGAACTTCATTGATCACGTTGTGGGAAACCAACCAGAGGAGGAAATGGTTCCGGTCGTGGAATG GTACCAGAAGAACCTTCTTTTTCACCGCTTTTGGTCGGTGGATGACAAACAGATGGAGACGGACTTCAGTTCTCTGCGCTCCACGGTGGTGGCCAACTACGAAGAGACTGTAAAGATGCCCATCAATGAGCCTGCCGTGGGCAAGAGGAAGTCTCAAATCCAG GAGTATGTGGAGTATTACGGAGGTCCAGGAGTGCAGCACATTGCCATGAACACGTCAGATATTATCACAGCT ATTCGCAACCTAAAACAGCGCGGGACAGATTTTTTGTCAGTGCCCGACACGTACTACCAGCAACTGAGGGAGAAGTTGAAAGACTCCAAGGTGAAAATAGCAGAAGACCTGGATGTCCTGCAG GAGCTGAAGATCCTGGTGGACTATGACGACACCGGCTACTTACTTCAGATCTTTACCAAACCGGTTCAGGACCGCCCCACGGTCTTCTTGGAAGTCATTCAGAGACATAATCACCAG GGATTTGGTGCAGGAAACTTCAAATCTCTTTTTGAAGCCATTGAAGCAGACCAACATGCTAGAGGAAATCTGACTGTCCTTATGCCCAACGGTGCGTCCAAGAGTTTGTGA
- the aplnra gene encoding apelin receptor A, with protein sequence MEATTGEYADNYEYYDDNETLCDFSEWEPSYSLIPVLYMLIFILGLSGNGVVIFTVWRSKSKRRAADVYIGNLALADLTFVVTLPLWAVYTALGYHWPFGVALCKISSYVVLVNMYASVFCLTCLSFDRYLAIVHSLSSSRLRSRATMLASLGAIWLLSGLLALPTLLFRTTVSDQNSNRTTCAMDFSLVTLNQRHEFLWIAGLSLSSSALGFLLPFLAMTIFYCFIGCTVTRHFNNVRKEDQKKKRLLKIITTLVVVFAICWTPFHVLKSMDALSYLNLAPSSCGFLRFLLLAHPYATCLAYVNSCLNPFLYAFFDLRFRSQCLCLLNLKKAMHGHMSSMSSTLSAQTQKSEIQSLATKV encoded by the coding sequence ATGGAGGCCACCACTGGGGAATACGCGGACAACTACGAGTACTACGACGACAACGAGACTTTGTGCGACTTCTCCGAGTGGGAGCCCTCCTACTCCCTCATCCCGGTCCTCTACATGCTCATCTTCATCCTCGGCCTGTCAGGGAACGGCGTGGTCATCTTCACCGTCTGGAGGTCCAAATCCAAGCGTCGGGCGGCGGACGTCTACATCGGCAACCTGGCGCTGGCCGACCTGACCTTCGTGGTGACCCTCCCGCTGTGGGCCGTGTACACGGCTCTGGGCTACCACTGGCCCTTCGGCGTGGCTCTGTGCAAGATCAGCAGCTACGTGGTTCTGGTCAACATGTACGCCAGCGTCTTCTGCCTCACCTGCCTCAGCTTCGACCGCTACCTGGCCATCGTGCACTCGCTGTCCAGCAGCAGGCTGAGGTCGAGGGCCACCATGCTGGCGTCGCTGGGCGCCATCTGGCTGCTGTCCGGCCTGCTGGCTCTGCCCACGCTGCTGTTCCGCACCACGGTCAGCGACCAGAACAGCAACCGGACCACTTGCGCCATGGACTTCAGCCTGGTGACCCTCAACCAGAGACACGAGTTCCTCTGGATCGCCGGGCTCAGCTTGTCCTCCTCGGCGCTGGGCTTTCTCCTTCCGTTCCTGGCCATGACCATCTTCTACTGCTTCATCGGCTGTACGGTCACGCGCCACTTCAACAACGTGCGCAAGGAGGACCAGAAGAAGAAACGGCTGCTGAAGATCATCACCACGCTGGTGGTGGTGTTCGCCATCTGCTGGACGCCCTTCCACGTCCTGAAGAGCATGGACGCCCTGTCCTACCTCAACCTGGCCCCCAGCTCCTGCGGCTTCCTGCGCTTCCTGCTTCTGGCTCACCCGTACGCGACGTGCTTGGCCTACGTCAACAGCTGCCTCAACCCCTTCCTTTACGCTTTCTTCGACCTGCGCTTTCGCTCGCAGTGCCTGTGCCTGCTCAACCTGAAGAAGGCCATGCACGGCCACATGAGCTCCATGTCGTCCACGCTGAGCGCCCAGACTCAGAAGTCGGAGATTCAGTCTCTGGCCACCAAGGTGTAG